The DNA region GTAACTCCGCTCTCTTTGAGCACAGCTTTGTGGTTGCTTGCATGAATTTTTTCGGAGGCCGATGCTGCCTTAAAAAGCATGGCAATCTGGTGATAACCTTCCTCCTCGGCTTTTTTACTATAAGCTGCATATTTGGCACTTGCAGTAGTTTCCCCCTTAAATGCATCAAGCATATTTTCAACATTGAGGGCTGAAGCATCTTTGGTATTCAGTTTTGAAGCATCAACCTGGCCTGATTCCTCATTTTCAAGGGCAATTTCCTGGTTTTCTGCTGCTGGTTGTTGCATATTGCTACTGGCAGTTGAGTTGCTGTTGCATGAAGTAAAAACACCTGACGATGCCATTGCAGCCATTAGAATTAAAGTTATTCTTTTCATTTTTTATCTGTTTTTAGGGTTTCATTTTTTATTGACGAGACAAAGGTATAACGGGTCACCTTCAGGCATCCTTAGGTAATTCTTAAGATTTGCTTAATAAATCAGACTGGAAACTGAAGAAAGAAAATACTACCTGTTCGCGGATTGCTTTCGGCACGAAGGGAGATCCCCTGGATATCAGCCAGTTTCTTTACAATGGAAAGCCCCAACCCATTGCCGCCAATTTGTGAATTTCTGGATTCATCGGCACGGAAAAAGCGGTTAAAGACAAAAGGAAGACTTTCAGAAGAAATGCCAATACCATCATCTTCAATTGATAAAATTCGTGTATCGTCATTCCACAACACCACAACACTTCCGCCGGGCTTACTGTATTTTAAGGCATTGCCAACGATATTATCAACCATAATTTCAATAAAAACGCGATCTCCTGTCACAAAAGCAGGTTGACTAACTTGAAAAAAAAGATTGATTTGAAGATTCGCAGCGATCAACTGCCACTTATTCTCCAGCGCAGCCACCATCTCAGCCAGGTTTACTCGTTCATTTTTTGCCACGGCCACGCCTGAGTCAATTCTGGCAAGTTGCAATAGCTGTTCGAGCAGGGCATCCAGCCTGTCGACCTGAGCAATAATTTCAGTGGCTTTAGCCTCATACACTTTGGGCTCGCGGGGCTTGCGCAGCATCACTTCAAGCGTTCCGCGAATAGCGGCAAGCGGTGTTCTGATTTCATGTGAAGCATCACCGGTAAACTGCCTTTGCTGAAGTATACTGGATTCGATGCGCGACAGTAATTCATTAATAGTGATCGTTAAATCATACAGCTCATCACGATGTTCAGGCAACACCAATCGGGTGGCAATATTTGAATACCCTATTCCTGAAGCTATTTTGATAAGCTGATGTACCGGTCGGATAGATTTGGAAGCAGCCAGAGATGAAGCCACAAACTGCACCATCAGCAAAAATGGAAATGAAATCAGCAAAACCAGCAAAAGGTGATTAAGAATAACATAAGACTCCTGCTGTGAAACGGCAATGGTTAGTTGCGCAATAACTATGCCCGACTCATTTGTAACCGGAAACTGCCCCAACCGTATTCGCTGCCCATTGATTTCGCCATTATAAAAAACAGCATCCTTAACACCAGGATTATATGCAAACCTGTCTTTAAGCAAATTTGCTGAATGAAAAATTACCTTGCCCTTTGCATCAATAATCTGGAGGAATGTAGGGCTCACTTCAACCTGATTATGCTCTGCCTCGTCCCATTCCGGCATTCGGTTGATCACTACTGAGTCCTGCTGGAAATAAAGATTACTGAACACCTCCTCCTTTTCTGTAAGAATATCATTGTCGAGATGATCGTAAGAAGTTTTATAAACCACAAAGTATACAACAATAAATACCATCGCTGTGGTAATGGCCATAGCCAGGGTATTGTATAGTGCTATCCGGTTTTTAAATCTGAGAGTCATTGGCTGTCATCTATTTTATAGCCTACACCTCTAACGGTAGTTATCAGGGATGGTTTCCCAGCAGAATCAAGCTTTTTGCGAAGTGCATTGATATAAACATCAATCACAGAATTGTCATAATCAAAGTGCAAATCCCACACTTTTTCAATAATACGGGTACGACGACAAACCTTCCCTTTATTTCTTAGCAATAATTCAAGTAAAGCAAATTCCTTTTGTGTAAGGTCAATCATTCTCCCATTCTGAACAACGCTATGCTTTTCCACATTCATCTCAATGCCTGCGGCTTTAAAAACCACCGTTTCCGTTTCATTCACCCTCATCAAAACCCGGATACGTGCCAGAAGTTCTTCAAACGAAAAAGGCTTTCTGATATAATCATTTGCACCTGATTCGAGGCCAAAAACAGCATCGTCAACCGTATCCTTAGCCGTTAAAAAGACAACAGGAACTTTTTTATTTTCCTTCCGGATATTCCGGCAAACCTCAATACCACTTATTCCCGGCAACATCCAGTCGAGAAGTATGACATCATATTCATCAATATTATCAAGGGCAAGCTGAAGGCCAGCTTTTCCATTATCAGCAAGATCAACAGCAAAACCTTCTTCTGTTAACCCATCGCGTAAAAAGCCTGAAATGGAGGGTTCATCTTCAACAATGAGTATCCGCATAATTAGTAAAGAGCTTATTATATTCAAAGATACAAATTGCAGTTATTCTTCGCCTGATGTTTCACCAAAATCGGGCAGGGCCAATTGCACACCTGCTCCATGGCTGTAAACCAGTTGCCCCCCAAGGTATCCGGTACGAGCAACTGCTCCTGATAATGCAAGAAACAGAACCAATCCGGTAATCCTGGCCCATTTCCGGCTTTCTTTAAAATATAGCATCCCTGCTCTGAAAAAAGCAGTAATTATAGCAAGCCATAAGGTTATGGTAGCCGCTTGTTCATGTAGTTCAAGCGGGTTTTTAAGCGGCCCTTCTTCAATACCCGAGCCGGCGGCATTTCCGCTTATATAGGCCACCACCGCGCCCAGCGCCCCTAATATCAATAAATAAAATGCAGCCTTGCTGAAAAATTCCTTTTTACTGAAAAATGAAATCAATTCCGAAAGAAAGCCTGCAAGAATAAGGGCCACCGGAAAATGAATAACCATCGCATGAATATGAGTTGCTGAAATCATAACTTTTCTTTTTTTATGCAAAGATGATATGATTCGCATTAAAATAGGGTAAGAGTTTTCTTAAGATTATCTTAAGATTCACCTCTTACCCCAATTTCAATAATTTATCTGAATAAAACTAAAAGCAGTCTGCAGGACATAGTTCCTGATGACAACTTCCTCCCTATTCAAAATAGGTGTATTCATATCTTAGCTGATAGTGTTGCCCTGGGCGGCGTAAAGTATTTTCCATCCAGACTTCAGAGCCTGTAAGACGGCCATCGGCATTAAACTGCCTTTCAATACGGGTCAGGCGGGTGCCGTCTTCGGCTGTTTCTTCGTGTACGGTATTGTTTCCGGCATCGTCGTATTCGAGCGTGGTTATGGTCTTGCCGGCCACGGTTTCTTCTTCAATGCGGGCTGTGTGACCGTTTTCACCCTGTGTAATGATTTGCCTGGAAACCAAACGGCCGCGGGCATCATAGCGTTTTTCGGTACTAATCACCCCTTCATCATCGTATAAAGTAACCAGCCTGGTTTCTTCACCTCCCAAAAAGCTTAGCTCAACCGTTTCTTCAGGAGTGCCATCCTCGCTATAGGTAAATGTTTTGGAAATTTCCAAATCGCCATACTCATTCCACGACTCCTCGCGCACCAGTTTATCCTGCTCATAAACCCATAGCTGCTTTTCGCCTTCTTCACCATCGCTGTCGGTTAGTTGCCTTAAAACCAGCTTTCCCTCATCATTGTATGTGTAGCGTATTTCATCGGGTTCACCGTCAAGGTAATGCCTGTATTCAACAGACATCCGCCCTTGTTCATCGAAGCTGCGCGTGGTACGTTCAGCAATTTCGCCAGCCATTTCCAGTATTTCTTCAACCGGCTTTCCATCCTTATATACAATCAGTACCCGCTCTTCGGCTTCCCCCTCAATATCGTAGGTAATTCGTTCAATCTCCTGTCCGTCTTCATTCATAATAACCCGGCTCACCTGTACATCTCCCAGCATTTCCGGATCATCAGGATCAGTAATAATTAAATTGTTGCGATAAAGATCAATCTGTTTTAACTTCTTTTCCATGGCACTGATTCAGTTTTTATAATGCGTTTGCAAAGGAAATAAAAACATTGCAAACCCTTACCGCTCTGTAATACTAATTTTCATCAGAAGCGGAATTGCCAACCGGTATAACACAATATCAGCGTAAAGCAGTCCGGTCATCTCACTTTTTAAGATATTTATAAAACCCAAATGATTAAATTTGTAACCTCCAACAGGCGCAATCGCAAACCAACATTCACACAATGAAAAAGATAACACTATTCCTGATGATGACCATACTATTTACCAATGGATACAGCCAACAGAAAAAAATCACCTATCCGAAAGCCAAAAAAACAGATGTAACTGACCTCTATTTTGGCACAGCGGTAGCCGATCCATACCGATGGCTTGAGGACGACAACTCGAAAGAGACTGCCCAATGGGTAAAAGCAGAAAACAAGGTTACGGAAACTTATCTGCAGCAAATTCCTTTTCGCGAAGAGATAAAAAACCGCCTCACCACACTGTGGAATTATCCGAAATACGGTGTGCCATTTCGCAAGGGCAATTATTATTTCTTTTCCAAAAACAATGGCATTCAAAATCAGAGTGTGCTTTACATACAGCAAGGGCTGAACGGTGAACCCCGCGTTTTTCTCGATCCAAATGCCCTTTCGGCTGATGGCACCACCGCCCTGGCCACCTACAAAGCCTCGGCAGACGGCAGCTATTTTGCCTATGCCATTGCCAAAGCCGGCTCCGACTGGAATGAAATTTACGTAATGGAAACTTCTACCGGTCAGCTACTGAGCGACAAGTTGGAGTGGGTTAAGTTCTCAGATATCGCCTGGAAGGATAAAGGATTTTATTACAGCCGTTACGACAAACCGGGCGAAGGCGGTGAATTATCATCGAAAAATGAGTTTAAAAAGGTTTATTACCACAAAGTGGGTGATGACCAAAGTAAGGATCAGCTGATTTATGAGAATAAACTTGAACCGCTGAGAAGTTATGGTGCACAAACCACCTCCGACGAAGATTTTCTGGCCATATTTGAAACAGAAAGCACCAGTGGCAACGCGCTTTATATCAAAGACCTGCGTAAAAAAGAGAGCAGTTTTATCAAAATAGCCGACGGATTTCGCTATGATTATGAAATTGTGACCAATTATGGTGAGAGGTTTATCATCAGAACCAATGACGGGGCTCCCCGGTACAGGCTTATAGCAGTTGAGTTGAGCAATCCGGGAAGAGAAGCCTGGGAAACGGTGGTACCTGAACAGGCCGAAGTGCTACAATCAGCCTATCCGGGTGGAGGCATGCTTATTTGCCAGTATATGAAAGATGCCACTTCCAAAGCCAGTGTTTATCATGCTGACGGAAGTCTGATGCACGAAATTGCGCTTCCCGAACCAGGCACCATCAACGATTTTGAAAGCGCCCGTGAAGATGGGCAGGCATTCTTTTCATTCACCTCATTCACTTCGCCTTCAACCATTTACAAGTATGACATAGCCTCCAACCGCTCTGAAGTTTTTCATCAGTCAGCACTTGGGTTCAACACCGAGGGGATAGTTTCGGAACAGGTATTCTACACCAGTAAAGACGGTACCCGTATTCCCATGTTTTTGGTTCATCGTGCCGACATACAGATGGATGGCAACAATCCGGTTTACCTTTACGGATATGGCGGCTTTAATGTAAGCCTTACTCCCGGTTTCAGCGTGAGCCGGATGTTGTTTATTGAAAATGGCGGAATATTTGCCATGCCTAATCTGAGAGGTGGCGGCGAATATGGCGAAGAGTGGCACCGCGCTGGCACCAAACTGCAAAAACAAAATGTATTTGACGATTTTATTGCCGCAGCAGAATATCTGATTGAGCAAAAATATACCAACCCCCAAAAGCTGGCCATTGCCGGAGGTTCTAACGGAGGTCTGCTGGTAGGAGCCTGCATGACACAGCGCCCTGAACTTTTTGCCGTGGCTCTGCCTGCCGTTGGCGTAATGGATATGCTGCGCTTTCACAAATTCACTATTGGCTGGGCATGGACCGAAGATTACGGCTCGAGCGAAAATGAGGAACAATTCCGCTATCTGCTGGGCTATTCGCCACTGCACAACCTCAGGCCCAACACCTGCTACCCTGCTACAATGGTCACCACTGGCGACCATGACGACCGCGTTGTACCGGCTCATTCCTTCAAATTTGCCGCTACATTGCAGGAAAGCCAGGCCTGCAACAAGCCTGTTCTTATCCGCATTGAAACCAAAGCCGGACATGGCGCCGGCAAGCCCGTTTCGAAAATGATTGAAGAAGCTACCGACATGTGGGCCTTTACCATGTACAATTTAGGCATGAAACCTACGTTTAAGTAAACGGCAAAAACTCCGGAATTAAAACAAAGCCCCGGACTGCGTGCGGGGCTTTTTACTTAAAAACAAACGCTTACCAATGAGACTCAACAACCTACTCACCTCCACTACCTTACTTATTTTCTTATTCGCATTTGCTACCCCCCTCACTTCTCCGGTATGTGCACAGGAAGCACTGGTACAATCACAGCCGGAGCAATCAGGCATGCGGGCCAGCGACAGTGTGGCTATTCTGCAATACATGTTAAACGACTTGCAGCACACCAAATCAGCGCTTGAATCAGAAAAAGCAGAATTGCATGATCGCAATTTGCAGCTCGAAGCAATGATTGAACAACTCAAAAAGCAGCAGTTGACCCTCCATACATACAACGACTCACTTAATCAGCAGATTTCCGGACTGGGTCATCAGTTGCATCAGAAAAGCGAAATGCTCGAGAGTCAATTGAAGCTGCAAAAAGAAAAAGAACAATTGTTTGCCGAAAAAGAACTGCTGTATAAAGAAGCCATCAACAGTTCAATGATTGACAAAGTTAAACTTGAAGGCCAGATTTCAACCAAAGACTCGCGTCTTGAAGGAAAAGAGCGCGAAATATCGCTGCTGCAGCTGAACATTGATGAGAAGAACCGCGACATCGAGAACCGCAATTCAGAAATCAACAAAATAGTATCGGAAAAAGCCCACACCGAGCGTAAAGCCGATTCGTTGCGCAACAGCTTATCATCGGCCGAAAAAAACCTGATGCTTACCACCGAACAGCTGAAATATGCCGAAATAAAACTTAAAGACTGCGAAAACCGTTACTCAACAGTAACCAATAAGAAGAAAAAAACCAAGGTTGTACAAGGTTTTGCCATCAAAAACTACCGTACCCCCGACTTTGCACTGGCGCCTAAAGATGCCAACAATCCATCGGTTTATGTCATCAGCAACAAAAACACCAGCAACATTGAGTTTGACTATGTAACCGGCGCCAGTATTATGCTGAAAGATCTGTCGAAGCCCAACGGCAGCCTCACCTATGATGTAGGGTTTTTCCTGGGCTTCGGCGGCAATAATCTGTTTAAAAACTTTTACCTGGGGCCAAACTTCAAACTTTTTGACTTACTGCACATTAACATTGGCGCCAATGTGGCCGAGTATGAAGCATTGAAAGAAGGGTTTAATGTAGGCGATGTGCTGCAGCCTGGCATTTCAATACCCACCACCAAAGAATGGAAAATCAATGGTTATATAGGCTTTACGTTCGACCTGGAGCTGATTACCATGATTGGGAAAAGGTAATTTAAGGCTGGGAATAAAAGCGGCCTGCCACCTGCTGATATGTAGACCCATCGGGAAAAACAGCCGGCGGACTATACTCAGGATTGGTCAGAAATGTATCATCCTGCAAACTCAGGATAAATGCTTTAAGTTCGGCCTTTTCGGTGGCAGTGAGTTGAATACCGCCTTCAGCCACATGATGCATCAACGGATTTACATAAGGCGACATTTTTACCTGATGTGAATAAAAATTAATCACATCGTCAAGGGTCTGAAAACGCCCGTCGTGCATATAAGGGCCCATCAGTGCAATATTGCGCAGGGTGGTTGCCTTATATGCTCCTTTGTCAGTAGCTATGCCGGTGACTGCATATCTGTCGCGCGCATCGTCAAACTCCGTATCCTTGCCATTGTTGTAAAATAAATTGGTAGTAAACAGCGGATTGCCACTGCTGCCATGACAGTGAAAGCAATCGGCCCCCTCTTCGGTGTTGAACAGAATAAAACCATTCAGCTCCTGCTGCGTAAGCTGCTCTTCGCCCCTCATATAACGATCAAACTTCGAATTGGCCGAAATCAGGGTTCTCACAAACTGGGCAATTGCCCGGTTGATGTTTTCCATGGTTACCTGTTTTGAACCAAATGCTTTTTCAAACAGCCCGGGATAACCACTTATTTGCTGTATCAAGGCTTTGGTGCGATTGGTATCGCCACACATTTCATGCGGGGCCACAACGCCCATCCACACCAAATCTTCGAGGCGGCGTTTCGATACATCAGGATTATCGCGCCTGACAAAACCATTCCACAAATAACCATTGGGATTCCACACCAGATTGATAAGTGGCAAAGCAACATGAGGGGTAGAAATTCCGGTGAGCCCGAAAGTACGGCCTCCGGCAAACACCGGATGCTGAATACCCGGCTCAAAACTGTTGGCCTGCACATGGCAACTGCCGCAACTCATCAGCGAATCGGCCTGCGTGCGCCCCGACAAACGGCCATCGTAAAACAGAAAACGGCCCAGCCTGACACCTTCTTCTGTCAAAGGATTTTCGGCAGGAATATGAAGTTGCGTAGGAAAAAATTCAGGCACTACCAGCTTATAAGGCGTTGGCTTTGATGGCTCAGAATCCTTTTCACCACACGACACCACCATCAGCAACAGCAAAACCGAAACAGCAAGCTTAAGAAAATGACAACAAAATAGCTTCATTATGACGAATTTAACCGACTCTAAAATTACACAATTCTGCGGTTTAACATTCAAAAAACCGGCCTGAAAGTGCAGTCACAACCATTAAAAACAATGGCCTTCATTGATGGGAGGACATTTTTTAATAAACCACCGCCACAAAGCAAACGTTTAAATTCATACAATCGTATGGCACCAGGTAGCTTCCCCCCTTTAAAATGCTTAACTTTGCATCGTAAAGAAAACTACCGGGAACCCGTTCTGCCAGTCAGGACCCAATAACAAATAACACTATAAGATGGATTTTAAACCAGGAGATAAAGTACGATTTTTGAATGAACAGGGCGGTGGCATTGTCACCCGCATCCTCAGCAACACAATGGTAAATGTTGCCATTGAAGAAGGATTTGAAGTGCCGGTAATGGCCCACGAACTGATTAAAATTGAGCCCCAGGGTGCAGCCGACCGGTTTTTCGACCGCCAGATAAAGGTGGATTATCCGGCACACCTGCAAACCCCTGTTGCGCAACCTGCACAAGCCCAACCAGCCGAATCGGCTGATGAAACTGACGACCGCATCACTTACCTCTATCGCCAGTCAGGCGCCGGAATTATTGAAGGCATCTACCTCGCTTTTGTTCCGAAAGACCAAAAATGGCTAATTTCGGGCAACCTCGAAATTTATATTGTCAATAACACTGGATACGAAGCCCTTTATACTTTTTCGCTTGCCGAAGATGGGAAAGGCTATGCAGGAGTTGATTACGATGTAATTCCGGCTTATTCCAAAATTCATATTGAAACCATCACGCGCGAAGATTTGGAAAGCTGGGCTGACGGTATCGTTCAGGTATTGTTCTATAAAAACGAAATCAGCCCGGTGCTGAGCCCCCTGCATGCTGCTTTTAAAATTAAGCCCGTGCGCTTTTACAAAGAAAACAGTTACCAGGATTTCCGGCTTATCGGACATAAATCGGTGGTGGTCAACCTGGGCGATTTGGCTGGTCAGGTTGTGATTCCAGCCTCAGAAGCAGCCCTAAAATCGGGCATGGACCCGGCTGCACAGCAGAAATTATCAGCCTTAACACCACAGGCCTTGATTGACAAACACCGCATATCAGCTACCGAAGCTGAGGTTGATTTGCACATCTCAGCACTCAAGGATGATTACTCCGACTTATCAAACAACGACATTCTGAACTACCAAATCAGTTATTTCACCAAAATGCTCGAAAGCGCCATTGCTCACAATTATGTAAAAATCACCTTTATACATGGCATTGGCAACGGCACATTGAAGTCGGCCATTATTTCGCACATAGGCGATTACGAAAATCTTGAGCTCCGCAACGCTCCGTTTGCCCAATACGGCAATGGCGCCATTGATATCTACATCAGACAAAACAACTGACAGGAACAAGCCTGATTTTTTGCCGGCACCTAACTTTTATGAGCTTATTGCATTGTCGTTCAATATTTCTATATCTTTGCAGCAACTTAGGTCTCATAACGGAAACTAACAATGTGTTCTGTCGCTTTTGGCCTTAACAACCAAAAGAGGAAAGTCGGGGCAATACAGGGCGCCATACTTCCTAACAGGAAGGTTCCGCTGCCGGCGGAAACAGCAAGTGCCACAGAAAATAACCGTCCCGCTTTTGCGGGATAAGGGTGAAAATGTGGGGTAAGAGCCCACGGTTCGGGTTGGTGACAACCCGAGCGGGTAAACCTTATGGATTGAAAGACCAAATATACCGGATAGTTACACCGCAAGGTTTAACAAAAGGCTGCCCGCCTTTTTCCGGGGGGTAGGTCGTTAAAGCCTTATGGCAACATAAGGACGAGATAAATGACAGAAGGCCGGCGCAGTTTAGGCTGCGTCAGTTACAGAACCCCGCTTACAGCATTGTACGGCATCCGTTTTTTCTGAATAAAATATCCCTGCCAACGCGGGGATATTTTATTTTAACCAGTTTCTCTTCTGCCATCGGAGATTAAAACACCTGCACCGGCATTTAAAATCGCGGACATCTCCCGGCAAATGATGGATACCAATATAACTGCATCCCGCGTAAATGCTCCCACACAATACCCTCAGCTACTTTCAGCGCCACCTGCCCCGGGTTCCCGCAGCTGATTTGTTGATACAATCGACCGGATTACAGGTGCGGTGCACTGGGGTGTAAATGTTGTTACCTGAGAGTGTTTAATGAACAACAAAAAAAATAGAAAATAAATAAAACCCGACAAACAGATTTGATATTTTATAAAATCCTATATTAGCACGGACTTTCAAGACACGTAGATAAACGAATTGAGCTATACAGATATGGTGAAATATGCGCAAGACTGAGGGTATATAATCGTTTCATTCCATTATAAACAATACTACATAGATATGAAAAAACAAATTTTGATTTTTGGATTATTTTTGATTCCCACGTTGATTTATTCTCAGATAAACATCGATAGTTTGATTCAGACTGGTATTCAATATCATGAAAATGGGCAATTTGATAAAGCTATTGAAGCTTACAAAACTGCGCTTGAAATCGAGCCTAACTCACCCTTAATTAATTATGAGATTGCAATGACTTACATGTATGCAAAAGATTATAAAAACTCGATAATACATTGTGACAAAGTGATTGAATTGAACGATAAATACCTATTGCAGGCATACATTACAAAAGGGTCATCTCTTGATTATTTAGGAGAAACCAAGAAATCAATAAAGCTTTTTGAAGCCGGAATTAAAAAATTTGGAGCTCATCACTTATTATATTACAACTTAGGATACAACTATTATAACTTGAAAGAATATGATAAAGCAGAGGAAGCTTTAATAAACGCAATAGAAATTAAATCCGACCATGCAAGCAGTCATTTACTCTTAGGATATTTGATGACTGATAAGAATCAGAAGGTTCAAAGTCTGCTTTGTTTGCACTATTTTCTATTCCTGGAGCCAAATTCCGAGAGAGCAAAAACTGCTTACAATTTAATACAAAAACAATTTAGTGGAAATGTCGGGAGAGACGAAGATAATCCGAGCCAGATTAATATTATTCTAGACCCAAATCAATTAGAAACAGAATTCGGCGCAGCAGGCATGATGATTTCTATGCTAGAAGCTTCGAAAAGCCTTGAGGAAAACAAAGGTAAAAGTGGAGATGAATTATTTATTGAGAACACTACTTCTTTTTTCAAAATACTTGGAGAACTTAAAAAGAAAAAGAATACAGGATTGTGGTGGGATTTTTATGTTCCGCTATTCTATGATATTGCTAAATCAGAACATATTGACACATATTGCTACTATATTAGTCAATCATCAAATGATACAGCCTTGGAATGGCTGAGAGAAAATGACAAAAGGATTGATGATTTTAACAGATGGCTGAGTGAACAATAGCCGACATAGTACACGCAAAATAAAACCGAAATGGTCAATGGTTTGCGGGGGCCTGGTTCTCGCTTAAGCTTTTTGCACTTCAGATATGAATTCTGCCTGCAAACCCAGCGATTTTATATTAGCAACCCTTAAACAACATCATAAGAAAACCCGCTAAATATGACAGATCTGATTGGCGACATTCACGGACACGCAGACAAACTCGAAGAATTACTGCTGAAACTGGGTTATGCAAAAAACAACGGAGCTTACGCTCACCCCGACAGAAAAGTTGTTTTTGTTGGCGACTATATTGACCGGGGGCCAAAAATCAGAGAAACACTACAAATAGTGAAAGCCATGGTGGACAATGAGAATGCCATTGCTTTAATGGGAAATCATGAATACAACGCACTGTGTTTCCATTTTCAGAAAACCACCGGCGGACACCTTAGAAAACATCTGATAAAAAATATCATTCAGCATTTTGAAACAATTAAACAGTTTCAAAACCGACAGCAGGAGTACGAAGACTATCTGGAATGGTTTAAAACCCTGCCACTATATTACGAAACTGACAAATTCAAAGCAGTGCACGCTTGTTGGGCCAACAACACCATCAATTATTTAAGAAAAACTTTAGTCAACGACAGATTGACCGACGAACTCATTTATCAATCGGTCAAGAAAGGTACTGAGTTAAACGAAGCCATAGACCAGACTTTAAAAGGCAAAGAAATAAAAATACCGGAAGGAATTTCCTTTATAGACAAAGACGGCACCAAAAGAACAGAAATACGGATAAAATGGTGGGAAGACCCCTCGGCAATGACATACAGATCTATAAGTGTTGTACCCATCGAAAATTTACCTGAACAACCCGTTGCATTATCCGAATTAAAATCATTTGACTTTTACCGTGACCGCGATAAAAATGTATTCTTCGGACATTAT from Lentimicrobiaceae bacterium includes:
- a CDS encoding rubrerythrin family protein, whose product is MKRITLILMAAMASSGVFTSCNSNSTASSNMQQPAAENQEIALENEESGQVDASKLNTKDASALNVENMLDAFKGETTASAKYAAYSKKAEEEGYHQIAMLFKAASASEKIHASNHKAVLKESGVTVPDIAPEFVVKSTKENLQDAIAGEGYEVKTMYPQFITNANAAGNQMSLMSLNYAYKTEQKHKVFYEKALAALDANNVKSLPSVYFVCPTCGNTYESAAPERCGISMTSGEKFVKIASL
- a CDS encoding HAMP domain-containing histidine kinase; the protein is MTLRFKNRIALYNTLAMAITTAMVFIVVYFVVYKTSYDHLDNDILTEKEEVFSNLYFQQDSVVINRMPEWDEAEHNQVEVSPTFLQIIDAKGKVIFHSANLLKDRFAYNPGVKDAVFYNGEINGQRIRLGQFPVTNESGIVIAQLTIAVSQQESYVILNHLLLVLLISFPFLLMVQFVASSLAASKSIRPVHQLIKIASGIGYSNIATRLVLPEHRDELYDLTITINELLSRIESSILQQRQFTGDASHEIRTPLAAIRGTLEVMLRKPREPKVYEAKATEIIAQVDRLDALLEQLLQLARIDSGVAVAKNERVNLAEMVAALENKWQLIAANLQINLFFQVSQPAFVTGDRVFIEIMVDNIVGNALKYSKPGGSVVVLWNDDTRILSIEDDGIGISSESLPFVFNRFFRADESRNSQIGGNGLGLSIVKKLADIQGISLRAESNPRTGSIFFLQFPV
- a CDS encoding response regulator transcription factor, whose translation is MRILIVEDEPSISGFLRDGLTEEGFAVDLADNGKAGLQLALDNIDEYDVILLDWMLPGISGIEVCRNIRKENKKVPVVFLTAKDTVDDAVFGLESGANDYIRKPFSFEELLARIRVLMRVNETETVVFKAAGIEMNVEKHSVVQNGRMIDLTQKEFALLELLLRNKGKVCRRTRIIEKVWDLHFDYDNSVIDVYINALRKKLDSAGKPSLITTVRGVGYKIDDSQ
- a CDS encoding DUF2231 domain-containing protein yields the protein MISATHIHAMVIHFPVALILAGFLSELISFFSKKEFFSKAAFYLLILGALGAVVAYISGNAAGSGIEEGPLKNPLELHEQAATITLWLAIITAFFRAGMLYFKESRKWARITGLVLFLALSGAVARTGYLGGQLVYSHGAGVQLALPDFGETSGEE
- a CDS encoding S9 family peptidase gives rise to the protein MKKITLFLMMTILFTNGYSQQKKITYPKAKKTDVTDLYFGTAVADPYRWLEDDNSKETAQWVKAENKVTETYLQQIPFREEIKNRLTTLWNYPKYGVPFRKGNYYFFSKNNGIQNQSVLYIQQGLNGEPRVFLDPNALSADGTTALATYKASADGSYFAYAIAKAGSDWNEIYVMETSTGQLLSDKLEWVKFSDIAWKDKGFYYSRYDKPGEGGELSSKNEFKKVYYHKVGDDQSKDQLIYENKLEPLRSYGAQTTSDEDFLAIFETESTSGNALYIKDLRKKESSFIKIADGFRYDYEIVTNYGERFIIRTNDGAPRYRLIAVELSNPGREAWETVVPEQAEVLQSAYPGGGMLICQYMKDATSKASVYHADGSLMHEIALPEPGTINDFESAREDGQAFFSFTSFTSPSTIYKYDIASNRSEVFHQSALGFNTEGIVSEQVFYTSKDGTRIPMFLVHRADIQMDGNNPVYLYGYGGFNVSLTPGFSVSRMLFIENGGIFAMPNLRGGGEYGEEWHRAGTKLQKQNVFDDFIAAAEYLIEQKYTNPQKLAIAGGSNGGLLVGACMTQRPELFAVALPAVGVMDMLRFHKFTIGWAWTEDYGSSENEEQFRYLLGYSPLHNLRPNTCYPATMVTTGDHDDRVVPAHSFKFAATLQESQACNKPVLIRIETKAGHGAGKPVSKMIEEATDMWAFTMYNLGMKPTFK
- a CDS encoding cytochrome-c peroxidase; its protein translation is MKLFCCHFLKLAVSVLLLLMVVSCGEKDSEPSKPTPYKLVVPEFFPTQLHIPAENPLTEEGVRLGRFLFYDGRLSGRTQADSLMSCGSCHVQANSFEPGIQHPVFAGGRTFGLTGISTPHVALPLINLVWNPNGYLWNGFVRRDNPDVSKRRLEDLVWMGVVAPHEMCGDTNRTKALIQQISGYPGLFEKAFGSKQVTMENINRAIAQFVRTLISANSKFDRYMRGEEQLTQQELNGFILFNTEEGADCFHCHGSSGNPLFTTNLFYNNGKDTEFDDARDRYAVTGIATDKGAYKATTLRNIALMGPYMHDGRFQTLDDVINFYSHQVKMSPYVNPLMHHVAEGGIQLTATEKAELKAFILSLQDDTFLTNPEYSPPAVFPDGSTYQQVAGRFYSQP